From Salinirubrum litoreum, one genomic window encodes:
- a CDS encoding Rid family detoxifying hydrolase, whose amino-acid sequence MEEISTSEAYESSAPLSQAIRHGDTVYVSGNVPVDPETGNLVEGGVGPQTRQVLENVEAILDAAGTSMDNVIRAGVFMTDMDAFGAMNEVYEEFMSEPYPARTAVRAEMANPDILVEIDVIAAVE is encoded by the coding sequence ATCGAAGAGATCAGCACCAGCGAGGCGTACGAGAGTAGCGCACCTCTCTCACAGGCGATCCGACACGGCGACACGGTCTACGTGTCCGGAAACGTCCCGGTCGATCCCGAGACCGGGAACTTGGTCGAGGGTGGCGTCGGGCCGCAGACGCGGCAGGTCCTGGAGAACGTCGAGGCGATTCTCGACGCGGCAGGCACGTCGATGGACAACGTGATCCGCGCCGGCGTCTTCATGACCGACATGGACGCGTTCGGCGCGATGAACGAGGTGTACGAGGAGTTCATGAGCGAGCCGTATCCCGCCCGGACCGCCGTCAGAGCGGAGATGGCGAACCCCGACATCCTCGTCGAGATCGACGTGATCGCGGCCGTCGAGTGA
- a CDS encoding carboxypeptidase M32 yields MATDSHGQGMSPDEAYETVLQKSRRILDLEKTDFTMRWDSDVMMPEGGAPARASQRSSIAAAQHRYRTDDDLGAALDVLADADLDRDRAVVVREVRREYDVETSVPSALNDRIADVTSGAHEDWKRAKAAEDWSQFAPTMERVVDAWMEWADNVAPAADPFETLWQKRSGYHAQRYIDLETVNEIFDDLREALIPLIADIRDSDAAVATDAFTAHGPYDPEAQRALCEDTLSLLGLDWDRARLDLAPHPFSYGTQYDVRVTTRFSEETLMDGLQGVLHEFGHTAYTHGLPQDHYGDPIGEPRGLGVHESQSRFFENHIGRSEPFWEYFLPTVQEHFPQLAGITPRAAYECVNQVYEDNLIRVAADELTYHMHIILRTEIEQALVAGEIGIDEVPEVWADKLDAYLDLRPESDAEGPLQDPHWAGQIPAFITYTIGSVLAAQLDATMREDLDVDGLVREGTFEPIHEWLTERVHRHGQRYETDELIERATGEPLTADYFVEYAREKYGEIYDL; encoded by the coding sequence ATGGCGACAGACAGCCACGGCCAGGGGATGTCCCCCGACGAGGCCTACGAGACGGTACTGCAGAAGAGTCGGCGGATCCTCGACTTGGAGAAGACCGACTTCACGATGCGGTGGGACTCGGACGTGATGATGCCCGAGGGCGGCGCGCCCGCCCGCGCGAGCCAGCGGTCGTCGATCGCTGCGGCACAGCACCGGTATCGCACCGACGACGACCTCGGGGCGGCACTCGACGTCTTGGCCGACGCCGACCTGGACCGGGACCGAGCGGTCGTCGTCAGAGAGGTCCGCCGGGAGTACGACGTCGAGACCAGCGTTCCGAGTGCGCTCAACGACCGCATCGCGGACGTCACGTCCGGTGCACACGAGGACTGGAAACGGGCGAAAGCGGCGGAAGACTGGTCGCAGTTCGCGCCGACGATGGAGCGCGTGGTCGACGCGTGGATGGAGTGGGCAGACAACGTGGCTCCCGCAGCCGACCCGTTCGAGACCCTCTGGCAGAAACGGTCGGGGTATCACGCCCAGCGGTACATCGACCTGGAGACGGTGAACGAGATCTTCGACGACCTCCGCGAGGCGCTGATCCCGTTGATCGCGGACATCCGCGACAGCGACGCGGCGGTGGCGACCGACGCCTTCACCGCACACGGCCCCTACGATCCGGAGGCACAACGGGCACTCTGTGAAGACACGCTCTCGCTGTTGGGGCTCGACTGGGACCGGGCCAGACTCGACCTCGCCCCGCATCCGTTCTCGTACGGGACGCAGTACGACGTCCGGGTGACCACCCGGTTCAGCGAGGAGACGTTGATGGACGGACTGCAGGGCGTGCTCCACGAGTTCGGCCACACCGCCTACACACACGGACTCCCGCAGGACCACTACGGCGACCCGATCGGAGAACCGCGCGGGCTCGGTGTCCACGAGTCACAGTCGCGGTTCTTCGAGAACCACATCGGTCGCTCGGAGCCGTTCTGGGAGTACTTCCTCCCGACGGTCCAGGAACACTTCCCGCAACTGGCGGGGATCACGCCGCGAGCGGCCTACGAGTGTGTCAACCAGGTCTACGAGGACAATCTCATCCGGGTCGCTGCGGACGAACTCACCTACCACATGCACATCATCCTCCGGACCGAGATCGAACAGGCGCTCGTCGCCGGGGAGATCGGGATCGACGAGGTGCCCGAGGTCTGGGCAGACAAGCTGGATGCGTACCTCGATCTGCGCCCGGAGTCCGACGCCGAGGGACCGCTGCAGGACCCACACTGGGCCGGCCAGATCCCCGCGTTCATCACGTACACGATCGGTAGCGTCCTCGCCGCACAACTCGACGCGACGATGCGCGAGGACCTCGACGTCGACGGTCTGGTTCGGGAGGGGACCTTCGAGCCGATCCACGAGTGGCTCACCGAGCGTGTCCACCGCCACGGCCAGCGCTACGAGACGGACGAGTTGATCGAGCGGGCGACCGGCGAACCGCTGACGGCGGACTACTTCGTCGAGTACGCCCGCGAGAAGTACGGCGAGATATACGACCTCTGA
- a CDS encoding ABC transporter ATP-binding protein, translated as MRLVVENLSIEYATDEGPVRAVDDVSFELPAGQRLGLVGESGCGKTTVAKSLIGLLPENGSVVEGSIRLEDGDRTVEVTEADPKTLRSIRWRDLAIVSQSAMNALDPVYTVGDQIAEAIRLHENVSKQSALGRAERLLDRVGLDSERTESYPHQLSGGMRQRVMIAMALALEPAFILADEPTTALDVITQDHILAQIDRLTDETGNSLLMITHDISVVAETCDRVGVMYAGELVEVGPLETVFTEPEHPYTQGLLNAFPSLADAESELITVAGEPPDLHSPPTGCRFYDRCPYREERCREARPALTPRESGQSARCYVTEDGLDLDENYERIMEETDRWHRL; from the coding sequence ATGAGACTCGTCGTCGAGAACCTCTCGATCGAGTACGCCACCGACGAGGGACCGGTGCGGGCGGTCGACGACGTCTCCTTCGAACTCCCGGCCGGCCAACGACTCGGGCTCGTCGGCGAGTCAGGCTGTGGGAAGACGACGGTCGCGAAGTCGCTGATCGGCCTGTTGCCCGAGAACGGCTCGGTCGTCGAGGGGTCGATCCGACTCGAGGACGGCGACCGAACCGTCGAGGTGACCGAGGCCGACCCGAAGACGCTGCGCTCGATCCGGTGGCGCGACCTCGCTATCGTCTCCCAGAGCGCGATGAACGCGCTCGACCCCGTCTACACGGTCGGTGACCAGATCGCGGAGGCCATCCGCTTACACGAGAACGTCTCGAAGCAGTCGGCTCTGGGGCGGGCCGAACGGTTGCTCGACCGGGTGGGCCTCGACAGCGAGCGCACCGAGTCGTATCCGCACCAACTCTCGGGCGGGATGCGCCAGCGCGTGATGATCGCGATGGCGCTCGCGCTCGAACCGGCGTTCATCCTCGCCGACGAGCCCACCACCGCACTGGACGTGATCACCCAGGACCACATCCTCGCTCAGATCGACCGGCTGACGGACGAGACGGGCAACTCCCTGTTGATGATCACGCACGACATCAGCGTCGTCGCGGAGACCTGCGATCGCGTCGGGGTGATGTACGCGGGCGAACTCGTGGAGGTCGGCCCCCTCGAGACCGTCTTCACCGAACCGGAACACCCCTACACGCAGGGGTTGTTGAACGCTTTCCCGTCGCTCGCGGACGCCGAGAGCGAGTTGATCACGGTGGCCGGTGAGCCACCCGACCTGCACAGCCCACCGACCGGCTGTCGGTTCTACGACCGGTGTCCCTACCGCGAGGAGCGGTGTCGGGAGGCGCGGCCAGCGCTCACGCCGCGCGAGTCCGGGCAGTCTGCCCGGTGTTACGTCACCGAGGACGGACTCGATCTGGACGAGAACTACGAGCGGATCATGGAGGAGACAGACCGATGGCACCGACTGTGA
- a CDS encoding SDR family NAD(P)-dependent oxidoreductase translates to MGIDLTDRTAVVTGGASGIGRGIAVELAREGADVVVADVDDQPNMDEERERGTTVDLVRDLGRDAEYVETDVTSESDVQGLMDATAERFGGIDILVNNAGIAGGGSARETSLEFWNRVLAINLTGAFLCAKYAIPHLVDSEQARIINISSQGSKRASGTNTAYCVSKAGISHLTKSLAAELGPEGVNVNAIMPGPIRTAMMAEVLDDPERRQEYVDQMCVPYHGYPEDIGRAAVFLASEDARFVAGHDLAVEGGWLVN, encoded by the coding sequence ATGGGAATCGATCTCACCGACAGGACAGCCGTCGTGACCGGCGGTGCCAGCGGTATCGGTCGCGGGATCGCCGTCGAACTGGCACGCGAGGGTGCAGACGTGGTGGTCGCCGACGTCGACGACCAGCCGAACATGGACGAAGAACGGGAGCGCGGGACGACCGTCGACCTGGTCCGGGACCTCGGACGGGACGCCGAGTACGTCGAGACCGACGTCACGAGTGAGAGCGACGTGCAGGGGTTGATGGACGCCACCGCCGAGCGGTTCGGCGGCATCGACATCCTCGTGAACAACGCCGGGATCGCCGGGGGCGGATCGGCCCGCGAGACGAGCCTGGAGTTCTGGAACCGGGTCCTGGCGATCAACCTCACCGGGGCGTTCCTCTGTGCGAAGTACGCGATTCCCCACCTCGTGGACTCCGAGCAGGCGCGGATCATCAACATCTCCTCGCAGGGGTCGAAACGGGCGAGCGGGACGAACACCGCCTACTGCGTCTCGAAGGCGGGGATCTCACACCTGACGAAGTCGCTGGCGGCCGAGTTGGGGCCGGAGGGCGTCAACGTCAACGCGATCATGCCGGGGCCGATCCGGACGGCGATGATGGCGGAGGTGCTGGACGACCCCGAGCGTCGGCAGGAGTACGTCGACCAGATGTGTGTCCCGTATCACGGCTACCCGGAAGACATCGGGCGAGCCGCCGTCTTCCTCGCCAGCGAGGACGCCCGGTTCGTCGCCGGCCACGACCTCGCCGTCGAGGGTGGGTGGCTGGTCAACTGA
- a CDS encoding ABC transporter permease — MSLRRYAARRTVGTVLTFFVIATILFFLFRQVGSPIGLHISDNMSPEQIEAVRASFGLDEPLYVQYYNYLVNIVTLEFGRSFYYSSPVGDIVVERLYNSLFLTIPSIVIGYFFGVIGGVYLGWNRGNSRERVGLTLALVFRSTPRFWLGLVLLFVFGSVLGLFPMSGMLPPGTEFDSHLELVTMPAFYSHIVLPIASMTLYLMGLPLLLMRTSLFEVMNEEFIEMVRAKGASESRIMYRHAARNALLPVTTAFGVAIGYSFGGNLLVETVFSYPGIGRLMVNSVFRGDFPVAQFSFLMMAGVILLMNLLVDLTYGYLDPRVTYD; from the coding sequence ATGTCACTTCGCAGGTACGCGGCCAGACGAACCGTCGGCACAGTACTCACGTTCTTCGTCATCGCGACGATCCTCTTTTTCCTCTTCCGGCAGGTGGGATCGCCGATCGGACTCCACATCTCGGACAACATGTCCCCGGAGCAGATCGAGGCGGTCCGGGCGTCGTTCGGACTCGACGAACCGCTCTACGTGCAGTACTACAACTACCTCGTCAACATCGTCACGCTCGAGTTCGGGCGGAGCTTCTACTACTCCTCGCCGGTGGGTGACATCGTCGTCGAACGCCTGTACAACAGCCTCTTCTTGACGATCCCGTCGATCGTGATCGGCTACTTCTTCGGCGTCATCGGCGGGGTCTACCTCGGCTGGAACCGGGGCAACTCCCGCGAACGGGTCGGACTGACGCTGGCGCTCGTGTTCCGCTCCACCCCGCGATTCTGGCTCGGTCTCGTCCTGCTGTTCGTGTTCGGGAGTGTGCTCGGCCTGTTCCCGATGTCCGGGATGCTCCCGCCGGGGACGGAGTTCGACAGCCACCTCGAACTGGTGACCATGCCCGCGTTCTACAGCCACATCGTGTTGCCCATCGCCTCGATGACGCTGTACCTGATGGGACTCCCACTGCTGTTGATGCGGACCAGCCTGTTCGAGGTGATGAACGAGGAGTTCATCGAGATGGTCAGAGCGAAGGGGGCCAGCGAGAGTCGGATCATGTACCGACACGCCGCGCGGAACGCGCTCCTGCCCGTGACCACCGCTTTCGGGGTCGCCATCGGCTACTCCTTCGGCGGGAACCTCCTCGTCGAGACGGTGTTCTCGTACCCCGGCATCGGCCGACTGATGGTCAACTCCGTCTTCCGGGGTGACTTCCCCGTCGCACAGTTCTCCTTCCTGATGATGGCCGGCGTCATCCTGCTGATGAACCTGCTCGTCGACCTCACCTACGGCTACCTCGACCCCCGCGTGACCTACGACTGA
- a CDS encoding ABC transporter permease: protein MSAKDRTLTILAQTARRVPYVSTRRIEQIERTLGVVLANDMAKIGAVILLLFVVLAVAAPVIAPNDPNERITDEEGWVKGGGPSVSTPLGTTDSAYPLFSRLVYGTRIAFLVGLSTAVVVAGVGTLIGIVAGYRGGRVENLFMRAVDVAYGLPFLPFVIVLILVLGRGHLSIVVAISALLWRDTARVIRSEVVSIKEQPMIDAAVASGASDARIVLHHIFPKVLPITMLYSVFAVGWAIIAEAGLSFIGFGDPDAISWGRVLNNAHTANAIQQELWLWIAAPGLLIIGFVLATYFLGQGIEEVVNPKLRSRGQ from the coding sequence ATGAGCGCCAAAGACCGCACTCTCACGATACTCGCCCAAACCGCCAGGCGTGTACCGTACGTCTCGACCCGCCGAATCGAACAGATCGAACGCACGCTGGGCGTCGTCCTGGCGAACGACATGGCGAAGATCGGAGCCGTGATCCTCCTGCTGTTCGTCGTGTTGGCCGTCGCGGCACCGGTCATCGCACCGAACGACCCGAACGAACGGATCACCGACGAGGAGGGCTGGGTGAAGGGCGGTGGCCCGTCCGTCTCGACCCCGCTCGGCACCACGGACTCGGCGTACCCCCTGTTCTCACGACTCGTGTACGGGACGCGGATCGCGTTCCTCGTCGGACTCTCGACCGCCGTCGTCGTCGCGGGCGTCGGGACGCTGATCGGCATCGTGGCGGGCTACCGTGGCGGGCGCGTCGAGAACCTGTTCATGCGCGCCGTCGACGTCGCCTACGGCCTCCCGTTTCTCCCCTTCGTCATCGTGCTGATCCTCGTCCTCGGGCGGGGCCACCTGAGCATCGTCGTCGCCATCTCGGCGCTCCTCTGGCGTGACACCGCACGGGTGATACGCTCGGAGGTCGTGTCGATCAAAGAACAGCCGATGATCGATGCCGCCGTCGCGAGTGGCGCGTCCGACGCCCGGATCGTGCTCCACCACATCTTCCCGAAGGTCCTGCCGATCACGATGCTCTACTCCGTGTTCGCGGTCGGGTGGGCGATCATCGCCGAGGCCGGCCTGTCGTTCATCGGCTTCGGCGACCCCGACGCGATCAGTTGGGGCCGCGTGTTGAACAACGCCCACACCGCGAACGCGATCCAGCAGGAACTCTGGCTCTGGATCGCCGCGCCGGGCCTGTTGATCATCGGGTTCGTCCTCGCGACGTACTTCCTCGGGCAGGGGATCGAAGAAGTAGTCAACCCGAAACTCAGGAGTCGTGGCCAATGA
- a CDS encoding SDR family NAD(P)-dependent oxidoreductase: MLSGRTVVVTGGGHGVGEAVAIELGRYGANVVVNDLGTSPEGDGSDPEPAETTAEAVREAGGEALAHYGDASSMAYAEELLADASDTFGRVDGVANFAGIVRNDPIAEIDREDWDAVLGVHLGSHVAQLRALVRHAEDHPLDAERSFVGVSSGAAVGGFGQLPYATAKAGVLGFVRSASDELRDQGIRVNALVPGAESRQNSYFPASESEGRDIPDPKHVGPTVGFLMSDAAEGVNGLTIRASGEMIALVSDPQATRVAYREGGWTPETVAAKFTEVFGEHENLDRKRYPLE; this comes from the coding sequence ATGCTCTCAGGCAGAACGGTCGTCGTCACTGGCGGCGGCCACGGCGTCGGCGAGGCAGTGGCGATCGAACTCGGCCGGTACGGCGCGAACGTCGTCGTGAACGATCTGGGAACCTCCCCGGAGGGTGACGGCTCGGACCCCGAACCGGCAGAGACGACCGCCGAGGCGGTCCGAGAGGCCGGCGGCGAGGCACTGGCCCACTACGGGGACGCTTCGTCGATGGCGTACGCCGAGGAACTGCTCGCCGACGCCTCCGACACCTTCGGGCGGGTCGACGGGGTCGCCAACTTCGCGGGCATCGTCCGCAACGATCCGATCGCGGAGATCGACCGCGAGGACTGGGATGCGGTGCTCGGCGTCCACCTCGGGAGTCACGTGGCCCAACTCCGGGCACTCGTCCGACACGCCGAGGACCACCCGCTCGACGCGGAACGCTCCTTCGTCGGCGTCTCCAGCGGTGCGGCGGTCGGCGGCTTCGGGCAACTCCCCTACGCGACGGCGAAGGCCGGCGTCCTCGGCTTCGTCCGGTCGGCCTCCGACGAGTTGCGGGACCAGGGCATTCGGGTGAACGCGCTCGTCCCCGGCGCGGAGAGTCGCCAGAACTCCTACTTCCCGGCCAGCGAGAGCGAGGGACGCGACATCCCCGACCCGAAACACGTCGGTCCGACGGTGGGCTTTCTGATGAGCGACGCCGCCGAGGGTGTCAACGGCCTCACGATCCGTGCCTCGGGCGAGATGATCGCGCTCGTCTCCGACCCGCAGGCGACCCGCGTCGCCTACCGCGAGGGTGGGTGGACCCCCGAGACGGTCGCGGCGAAGTTCACCGAGGTCTTCGGCGAACACGAGAACCTGGACCGCAAGCGGTACCCGCTGGAGTAG
- a CDS encoding amidohydrolase family protein, whose protein sequence is MPTYDLLIRNAYLRGRDAVVDVGVEGGQITAVGRSLAGESAEVVDAGGNLLAPGFADAHKHVDRALAATGERRPIANERPNESPEYLGDLFDADYRDLSVADLTDRIAENLRMAVVAGTTHVRSHVTVDTAVGIDTMTAVLRAADRLDCALDLQVVPYAAGDEDADTAALVSEAIDRARDRLDGQVLLGGSIGLLGGRPPRNVDATIGRWFDTATSHGVDLDVHVTSRGAAGYYVLDRLAEATRDHGYEGRVTVVHAWALAHLPDWWLDGLLDRLAGAGIGVTVCYNSLRQSMPIDRIDRSLRLAHGTDNDQDFVYPHGNADPIEAAQIASYVLIGDWHFDRDYRWSETNPALDLLWRTITHGSAETMGIDGYGIEVGTPADLVLLDEPSPEWAIVRRASRRKVWKAGRLVAENGTFVG, encoded by the coding sequence ATGCCCACGTACGATCTCCTGATCAGGAACGCGTACCTTCGCGGCCGGGACGCGGTCGTCGACGTCGGGGTCGAGGGCGGGCAGATCACCGCAGTCGGCCGATCGCTGGCGGGGGAGTCCGCCGAAGTCGTCGACGCGGGCGGGAACCTCCTCGCACCCGGCTTCGCCGACGCCCACAAACACGTCGACCGTGCGCTCGCGGCGACCGGCGAGCGTCGGCCGATCGCCAACGAACGACCCAACGAGTCGCCGGAGTATCTCGGAGATCTGTTCGACGCCGACTACCGCGATCTGAGCGTGGCCGATCTGACGGATCGGATCGCCGAGAACCTCCGGATGGCCGTCGTCGCCGGGACGACCCACGTCCGGAGTCACGTCACCGTCGACACGGCCGTCGGGATCGACACGATGACGGCGGTCCTCCGTGCGGCCGACCGTCTCGATTGTGCGCTCGATCTGCAGGTCGTCCCGTACGCCGCAGGTGACGAGGACGCCGACACCGCCGCCCTCGTCTCCGAGGCGATCGACCGCGCGAGAGACCGACTCGACGGACAGGTCCTCCTCGGCGGGTCGATCGGCCTCCTCGGCGGCCGTCCCCCACGGAACGTCGACGCGACGATCGGTCGCTGGTTCGACACCGCGACGAGCCACGGTGTCGACCTCGACGTCCACGTCACGAGTCGCGGGGCGGCGGGGTACTACGTGCTCGATCGACTGGCCGAGGCGACGCGGGACCACGGCTACGAGGGGCGGGTCACCGTCGTCCACGCCTGGGCGCTCGCTCACCTCCCCGACTGGTGGCTCGACGGGTTGCTGGACCGACTCGCAGGTGCCGGGATCGGCGTCACCGTCTGCTACAACAGTCTCCGCCAGTCCATGCCGATCGACCGAATCGACCGATCGCTCCGACTCGCACACGGGACCGACAACGACCAGGACTTCGTCTACCCGCACGGCAACGCTGACCCGATCGAGGCGGCGCAGATCGCGTCGTACGTGCTGATCGGCGACTGGCACTTCGACCGGGACTACCGGTGGAGCGAGACGAACCCGGCACTCGATCTCCTCTGGCGGACGATCACCCACGGCTCGGCCGAGACGATGGGGATCGACGGCTACGGGATCGAGGTCGGGACGCCCGCCGATCTGGTGCTCCTCGACGAGCCATCCCCCGAGTGGGCGATCGTCCGCCGGGCGTCGCGCCGGAAGGTCTGGAAGGCCGGCCGACTCGTCGCCGAGAACGGGACATTCGTCGGCTGA
- a CDS encoding dihydroorotase produces the protein MVVDTLIAGGTVVTADETFEASVAIDGEQIVAVGDRDKLPDAREEIDATGKYVMPGLMDAQTHVHDRSSIDTHETAGMAAAAGGITTYMDFSWMYVDHQPHKEPQSLMEGIRAKQQKAEGKAVVDYALHGGITDDQEGVLDELADAHEAGVTSFKMFTGGTFPVGYGLINLVMERLGELGGVGVFHTEEADVCDRLVERLKREGKSEPKYFAESRPDYAEAMAADTVLRSAQAHGAKYFGIHTTSRAAAEVIDGFREDGSLVRAETCTHYTVYDKSEFDRRGNLVKIAPPLREADDVEAMYEYLDSGTLDLISTDHCSYTRDKKEVDNWWDSTSGANQLQTSVPVFFDEAVNRRGYSPSYVVEKMSTNIADTYGMPNKGTLDPGTHADIVVFDPDATYTIDPEDNFSKADFSIYEGREVTGRVETTLVRGETVYDDGEIHVPAGYGEFVAREVPNWSNKTE, from the coding sequence ATGGTCGTAGATACACTCATCGCCGGCGGGACAGTCGTCACCGCCGACGAGACGTTCGAAGCCAGCGTCGCCATCGACGGCGAGCAGATCGTCGCCGTCGGCGACCGCGACAAGTTACCCGACGCACGCGAGGAGATCGACGCCACCGGGAAGTACGTGATGCCCGGGTTGATGGACGCGCAGACCCACGTCCACGACCGCTCCTCGATCGACACGCACGAGACCGCCGGGATGGCGGCCGCCGCGGGCGGGATCACGACGTACATGGACTTCTCGTGGATGTACGTCGACCACCAGCCACACAAGGAGCCACAGTCGCTCATGGAAGGAATCCGCGCCAAACAACAGAAAGCCGAGGGCAAGGCGGTGGTCGACTACGCGCTCCACGGTGGGATCACGGACGACCAGGAGGGCGTCCTCGACGAGTTGGCCGACGCGCACGAGGCCGGCGTGACCTCCTTCAAGATGTTCACCGGCGGGACGTTCCCGGTCGGGTACGGGCTGATCAACCTCGTGATGGAGCGTCTGGGCGAACTCGGCGGCGTCGGCGTCTTCCACACCGAGGAAGCCGACGTCTGTGACCGCCTGGTCGAACGGCTGAAACGCGAGGGGAAGAGCGAACCGAAGTACTTCGCCGAGTCGCGTCCCGACTACGCCGAGGCGATGGCCGCCGACACCGTCCTGCGCTCTGCGCAGGCCCACGGCGCGAAGTACTTCGGGATCCACACCACCTCCCGGGCGGCCGCCGAAGTCATCGACGGCTTCCGCGAGGACGGATCGCTGGTCCGTGCGGAGACCTGCACGCACTACACGGTCTACGACAAGTCGGAGTTCGATCGCCGCGGGAACCTCGTGAAGATCGCGCCGCCGCTCCGCGAGGCGGACGACGTGGAGGCGATGTACGAGTATCTCGACTCGGGCACGCTCGACCTGATCTCGACGGATCACTGCTCGTACACGCGCGACAAGAAGGAGGTGGACAACTGGTGGGACTCCACGTCCGGAGCCAACCAACTCCAGACCTCGGTGCCCGTCTTCTTCGACGAGGCGGTCAACCGCCGGGGCTACTCCCCCTCGTACGTCGTCGAGAAGATGAGCACCAACATCGCAGACACCTACGGGATGCCGAACAAGGGCACGCTCGACCCCGGGACGCACGCCGACATCGTCGTCTTCGATCCCGACGCGACCTACACGATCGACCCCGAGGACAACTTCTCGAAGGCCGACTTCAGCATCTACGAGGGTCGCGAGGTCACGGGCCGCGTCGAGACGACGCTCGTTCGCGGGGAGACCGTCTACGACGACGGCGAGATCCACGTGCCGGCCGGCTACGGCGAGTTCGTCGCCCGCGAGGTACCGAACTGGTCGAACAAGACGGAGTGA
- a CDS encoding oligopeptide/dipeptide ABC transporter ATP-binding protein, producing MAPTVIDVENLEKRFPVETGLLPELLGTQRHVHAVDGVSFSIEEGEIFGLAGESGCGKTTTGRCLARLEDPSDGTIHFGDGTQNVATLRGDDLTAYRRDVQMVFQDPYSSINDRFRVGRWIREPLVIHDIGDEESRDAKVLDTLAQCGLRPPEQFVEQFPHELSGGQRQRVALARAMVLDPAFLVADEPTSMLDVSVRAGVLGVFKRLVEEQSVTILYISHDLSLLRYICDRIGIMYRGELMEIGDAEAVLRSPKHPYTQSLLAAVPRVDPTTDRERVTIPPDVQEKFGASEGCPFKDRCTYRFDRCDENVTLLSPDEDDGNPTDQQVACHLYDPATERPRPDQEG from the coding sequence ATGGCACCGACTGTGATAGACGTCGAGAACTTAGAGAAACGCTTCCCGGTCGAGACCGGACTGCTCCCCGAACTGCTCGGGACCCAGCGACACGTCCACGCGGTCGACGGCGTGAGCTTCTCGATCGAGGAGGGCGAGATATTCGGCCTCGCGGGCGAGAGCGGTTGTGGGAAGACCACGACCGGTCGCTGTCTCGCCCGACTCGAGGACCCCTCCGACGGGACGATCCACTTCGGCGACGGGACGCAGAACGTGGCGACCCTGCGCGGTGACGACCTGACCGCCTACCGCCGTGACGTCCAGATGGTGTTTCAGGACCCCTACTCGTCGATCAACGACCGGTTCCGGGTGGGACGGTGGATCCGCGAACCGCTGGTGATCCACGACATCGGCGACGAGGAGTCGCGGGACGCGAAGGTACTCGACACGCTGGCCCAGTGTGGACTCAGGCCCCCGGAACAGTTCGTCGAACAGTTCCCGCACGAACTCTCTGGTGGGCAACGCCAGCGCGTCGCGCTCGCGCGAGCGATGGTGCTCGATCCGGCGTTCCTCGTCGCCGACGAACCCACGTCGATGCTGGACGTGTCGGTCCGCGCCGGCGTGCTCGGCGTGTTCAAACGGCTCGTCGAGGAGCAGTCGGTCACCATCCTCTACATCTCCCACGACCTCTCGCTGCTGCGGTACATCTGCGACCGGATCGGCATCATGTACCGGGGCGAACTCATGGAGATCGGCGACGCCGAGGCGGTCCTCAGGTCGCCGAAACACCCCTACACCCAGTCGTTGCTCGCTGCGGTTCCCCGCGTCGACCCGACGACCGACCGGGAACGGGTGACCATCCCGCCGGACGTCCAGGAGAAGTTCGGCGCGAGCGAGGGTTGTCCGTTCAAGGATCGGTGTACCTACCGGTTCGACCGCTGTGACGAGAACGTCACCCTGCTCTCGCCAGACGAAGACGACGGGAATCCCACCGACCAGCAGGTCGCCTGTCACCTCTACGATCCGGCGACCGAGCGACCGCGCCCGGACCAGGAGGGGTGA